In Yarrowia lipolytica chromosome 1F, complete sequence, a genomic segment contains:
- a CDS encoding uncharacterized protein (Compare to YALI0F20306g, similar to Saccharomyces cerevisiae ATP4 (YPL078C); ancestral locus Anc_8.549, similar to uniprot|O13349 Kluyveromyces lactis ATP synthase subunit 4 mitochondrial precursor (EC 3.6.3.14) and uniprot|P05626 Saccharomyces cerevisiae YPL078c ATP4 F1F0- ATPase complex F0 subunit B singleton) produces MSLRIAARLAARPAAMPFARVGALSARHYSNQVDPKVKATSILDSIPGNNVLSKTGVLATGVLGSIYAISNELYIVNDESIVLGVFAAFVVVVAKLGGPGYTSWADGYIENMRNILNTTRDKHTDAVKERIGDVSKLKDVVKTTQDLFAVSKDTVKLEAEVFETKQQVVLAAEAKSVLDSWVRYENSVRQREQKLLTETVISKIEKDLKDPKFQQKILQQSVEDIEKLFAKA; encoded by the exons ATGAGTCTCAGAATTGCTGCTCGACTGG CTGCTCGACCCGCTGCCATGCCCTTTGCCCGGGTTGGTGCTCTGTCTGC ccGACATTACTCCAACCAGGTTGAccccaaggtcaaggccaccTCCATCCTGGACTCCATCCCTGGTAACAACGTGCTCTCCAAGACTGGTGTGCTCGCTACCGGTGTGCTCGGATCCATCTATGCCATCTCCAACGAGCTGTACATTGTGAACGATGAGTCCATTGTTCTCGGTGTCTTCGCTGCCttcgttgttgttgttgccaaGCTCGGTGGCCCCGGTTACACCTCTTGGGCCGACGGTTACATTGAGAACATGCGAAACATTCTCAACACCACCCGAGACAAGCACACCGACGCCGTCAAGGAGCGAATTGGTGACgtttccaagctcaaggatgTTGTCAAGACCACCCAGGATCTTTTCGCTGTCTCCAAGGACACCGTCAAGCTCGAGGCTGAGGTCTTCGAGAccaagcagcaggttgTTCTTGCCGCCGAGGCCAAGTCTGTTCTTGACTCTTGGGTCCGATACGAGAACTCTGTCCGACAGCGAGAGCAGAAGCTCCTGACCGAGACCGTCATCTCCAAGATCGAGaaggacctcaaggaccccaagttccagcagaagattctccagcagtctgttgaggacattgagaagctTTTTGCTAAGGCTTAA
- a CDS encoding uncharacterized protein (Compare to YALI0F20218g, similar to Saccharomyces cerevisiae VAS1 (YGR094W); ancestral locus Anc_3.433, similar to uniprot|P07806 Saccharomyces cerevisiae YGR094w VAS1 valyl-tRNA synthetase), whose amino-acid sequence MSESAQPPAAAPAAGEAKPKTPKQLENERKKAEKLAKFNAKQAAKKDAPKKEAAPKKAKKEVEPVPEFVDKTVKGEKKILVSLDDPALKSYNPATIESSWYEWWEKQGYFEPELKADGSPKDKGLYVIPIPPPNVTGALHIGHGLTVALQDGLIRFHRMKGKTVLYVPGFDHAGISTQSVVEKMLWAKEKKTRHDLGREKFTDLVWEWKEDYHVRIKNQLKKLGASYDWSREAFTLDQPRTKAVNEAFCRLHEEGVIYRASRLVNWCVALNTTLSNLEVENKEIDGFTKMNVPGYDEPVEFGVLTHFSYKVTGSDEKLTVATTRVETMFGDTGIAVHPDDKRYAHLHGKTVDHPFLDRTIPIVTDAEAVDMEFGTGAVKITPAHDPNDYLTGKRQNLEFVNILNDNGTLNEACGDFAGLKRFDARKKVIEKLKEVGLFENQTANPMSVPTCAKSGDVIEPLLKPQWWVRNKEQADVAMEAVRDGRITITPKTSESEYFQWLGNIQDWCISRQLWWGHRAPVYFVNLESEADQDKEDGKWWIAGRTEDEAREKAAAKFGTDKFTLEQDEDVLDTWFSSGLWPFSLLGWPDKTKDMETFYPMTMLETGWDILFFWVARMIMLGIKLTGDIPFREVFTHSLVRDAQGRKMSKSLGNVIDPLDVISGIPLKDLHAKLHQGNLDPREVKKAEDGQTMSFPNGIPECGTDAMRFALCAYTTGGRDINLDINRVEGYRKFCNKMYNATKFALMRLGDDYVPPASDAPGKDLSLVEKWILHKYTHAAKTADEALQHNNFMDSTTAVYNFWLYELCDVYIENSKFLILSGTPEQQKSARDTLYTCLEGAIKMMHPFMPYLTEELWQRLPRRVGDKTETIMRASYPEFNPAFDNAEAEKGYDLVLDIVKAARSLLAQYGILKDSQIIVQGSDAVSKTVGEQTESILSLVKAANKVQSISSSDSAPDGCVVSVVSPECSVYILVKGLVDLDAEIKKAHTKIEKCEKSKASLEKQMAVKDYETKVRADVQESNTKRFEALTAEIEGLNSMVEDFKKLSA is encoded by the coding sequence ATGAGTGAATCCGCACAGCCCCCCGCTGCCGCTCCTGCTGCAGGAGAggccaagcccaagacccccaagcagctggaaaACGAGAGaaagaaggccgagaagctggccaagttcAACGCCAAACAGGCTGCTAAGAAGGACGctcccaagaaggaggctgcccCTAAGAAGgcaaagaaggaggttgagCCTGTTCCCGAGTTTGTCGACAAGACTGTCAAgggcgagaagaagattCTTGTGTCTCTGGATGATCCTGCTCTCAAGTCTTACAACCCTGCCACAATCGAATCTTCGTGGTACGAGTGGTGGGAGAAGCAGGGATACTTTGAGCctgagctcaaggccgacGGATCTCCCAAGGACAAGGGTCTCTACGTCATCCCCATTCCTCCTCCTAACGTCACTGGAGCTCTCCATATTGGACATGGTCTCACCGTTGCCCTTCAGGATGGTCTGATTCGATTCCACCGAATGAAGGGAAAGACTGTTCTTTACGTCCCCGGTTTCGACCACGCCGGTATCTCGACTCAGTCTGTTGTTGAGAAGATGCTGTGGGccaaggaaaagaagacgCGACACGATCTGGGCCGAGAAAAGTTCACCGATCTGGTCTGGGAGTGGAAGGAGGACTACCACGTTCGAATTAAGAACCAGTTGAAGAAGCTCGGTGCTTCGTACGACTGGTCTCGAGAGGCCTTCACTCTGGACCAGCCCCGAACCAAGGCTGTCAACGAAGCCTTCTGCCGACTGCACGAAGAGGGCGTCATCTACCGAGCCTCCCGTCTCGTCAACTGGTGTGTTGCCCTTAACACTACCCTGTCTAACTTAGAGGttgagaacaaggagattgatgGCTTCACTAAGATGAACGTTCCCGGCTACGACGAGCCCGTTGAGTTTGGTGTCCTCACCCACTTCTCCTACAAGGTCACTGGCTCCGACGAGAAATTGACCGTTGCCACCACTCGAGTCGAGACCATGTTTGGAGACACTGGTATTGCTGTTCACCCCGACGATAAGCGATACGCTCATCTCCACGGCAAGACTGTTGACCACCCCTTCCTGGACCGAACCATTCCCATTGTCACTGATGCCGAGGCTGTCGACATGGAGTTTGGAACCGGAGCCGTCAAGATCACTCCTGCCCATGACCCCAACGATTACCTGACCGGTAAGCGACAGAACCTCGAGTTTGTCAACATCCTTAATGACAACGGTACTCTCAATGAGGCCTGTGGCGATTTTGCCGGTCTCAAGCGATTCGATGCCCGAAAGAAGGtcattgagaagctcaaggaggttggTCTGTTTGAGAACCAGACCGCCAACCCCATGTCGGTTCCCACCTGTGCCAAATCTGGAGACGTCATTGAGCCTCTCCTCAAGCCCCAGTGGTGGGTCCGAAACAAGGAGCAGGCTGATGTTGCCATGGAGGCTGTTCGAGATGGCCGAATCACCATCACCCCTAAGAcctccgagtccgagtacTTCCAGTGGCTCGGCAACATCCAGGACTGGTGTATCTCTCGACAGCTGTGGTGGGGTCACCGAGCTCCCGTCTACTTTGTCAACCTCGAGTCTGAGGCCGAtcaggacaaggaggacggCAAGTGGTGGATTGCTGGCCGAaccgaggacgaggcccGAGAAAAGGCCGCTGCCAAGTTCGGAACTGACAAGTTTACCCTCGAGCAGGACGAGGATGTTCTCGATACGTGGTTCTCCTCCGGTCTGTGGCCCTTCTCTCTGCTCGGATGGcccgacaagaccaaggacaTGGAGACGTTCTACCCCATGACCATGCTGGAGACTGGCTGGGAtattctcttcttctgggtcGCCCGAATGATCATGCTGGGTATCAAGCTCACTGGCGACATCCCCTTCCGAGAGGTGTTCACCCACTCTCTGGTTCGAGACGCCCAGGGCCGAAAGATGTCCAAGTCTCTCGGTAACGTCATTGACCCTCTGGACGTCATTTCAGGTATCCCTCTCAAGGACCTGCATGCCAAGCTGCACCAGGGTAACCTGGACCCCCGagaggtcaagaaggccgaggacGGACAGACCATGTCTTTCCCCAACGGTATCCCTGAATGCGGTACCGACGCCATGCGATTCGCCCTTTGTGCCTACACCACCGGAGGTCGAGACATCAACCTTGATATTAACCGAGTCGAGGGCTACCGAAAATTCTGCAACAAGATGTACAACGCCACCAAGTTTGCTCTCATGCGTCTTGGCGACGACTACGTCCCTCCTGCTAGCGACGCTCCCGGCAAGGACCTCTCTCTCGTCGAGAAGTGGATTctgcacaagtacacccATGCTGCCAAGACTGCTGATGAGGCTCTGCAGCACAACAACTTCATGgactccaccaccgccgTCTACAACTTCTGGCTCTACGAACTGTGTGACGTTTACATTGAGAACTCCAAGTTCTTGATTCTCAGCGGTACACCCGAGCAGCAAAAGTCCGCTCGAGACACTCTCTACACTTGTCTGGAGGGTGCCATCAAGATGATGCATCCCTTCATGCCCTACCTCACCGAGGAGTTGTGGCAGCGACTCCCCCGACGAGTCGGCGACAAGACTGAGACCATCATGCGAGCCTCCTACCCCGAGTTCAACCCTGCCTTTGATAAcgccgaggccgagaagggcTACGATCTGGTTCTGGATATTGTCAAGGCCGCTCGATCTCTGCTGGCCCAGTACggcattctcaaggactcCCAGATCATTGTCCAGGGCTCCGACGCCGTGTCCAAGACCGTTGGTGAGCAGACCGAGTCGATTCTGTCGCTGGTCAAGGCCGCCAACAAGGTGCAGTCCATTTCTTCTTCCGACTCTGCACCTGACGGATGTGTTGTTTCTGTCGTCAGCCCTGAGTGCTCTGTCTACATCCTTGTCAAGGGTCTCGTTGACCTCGACGccgagatcaagaaggcccACACCAAGATCGAGAAGTGCGAGAAGTCCAAGGCTTCGCTCGAGAAGCAGATGGCCGTTAAGGACTACGAGACCAAGGTGCGAGCCGACGTCCAGGAGTCTAACACCAAGCGATTTGAGGCTCTGACCGCCGAGATCGAGGGTCTCAACTCCATGGTTGAGGACTTCAAGAAGCTTTCTGCTTAG
- a CDS encoding uncharacterized protein (Compare to YALI0F20328g, similar to Saccharomyces cerevisiae PIS1 (YPR113W); ancestral locus Anc_3.436, similar to uniprot|P06197 Saccharomyces cerevisiae YPR113w PIS1 CDPdiacylglycerol--inositol 3- phosphatidyltransferase): MPAVRKLTTLDIFLFIPNLIGYTRVVLALASLLIMRFHPKYCTILYCLSCILDALDGYTARKYNQTSSFGAILDMVTDRCTTSSLICYLCVAYPNYAVAFQLLVSLDLASHYMHMYATLTSGSSSHKKVGEKSQLLKLYYTNTTVLFGICAANELFFVALYLWSFDFAYENPWFTVNGHPVTWVVFMGAVTAPWCALKQVINVIQMYQAAVSLAERDVEEKNAKLK, from the coding sequence ATGCCTGCCGTACGAAAACTCACGACATTGGACATCTTCCTGTTCATCCCCAACCTCATTGGATACACCCGGGTGGTACTGGCTCTCGCATCTCTACTGATCATGCGATTCCACCCCAAGTACTGCACCATTCTATACTGTCTGTCGTGCATTCTGGACGCTCTGGACGGCTACACGGCCCGAAAATACAACCAGACCTCCTCGTTTGGAGCCATTCTGGACATGGTCACCGACCGATGCACCACCTCATCGCTCATCTGCTACCTGTGCGTGGCGTACCCCAACTATGCCGTGGCATTCCAGCTGCTCGTGTCGCTCGATCTCGCCTCCCACTACATGCACATGTACGCCACTCTGACCAGCGGATCGTCTAGTCACAAGAAGGTCGGCGAGAAGtcgcagctgctcaaactctactacaccaacaccacGGTGCTGTTTGGCATTTGCGCCGCCAACGAGCTCTTTTTCGTGGCTCTGTACCTGTGGTCCTTCGACTTTGCCTACGAGAACCCCTGGTTTACTGTCAACGGCCACCCCGTTACCTGGGTCGTCTTCATGGGAGCCGTCACCGCCCCCTGGTGCGCCCTCAAGCAGGTCATCAACGTGATCCAGATGTACCAGGCCGCCGTATCTCTGGCCGAGCGAGAcgtcgaggagaagaacgCCAAGCTCAAGTAA
- a CDS encoding uncharacterized protein (Compare to YALI0F20284g, similar to uniprot|O94372 Schizosaccharomyces pombe Conserved protein and wi|NCU00501.1 Neurospora crassa NCU00501.1 hypothetical protein, similar to Saccharomyces cerevisiae NOC4 (YPR144C); ancestral locus Anc_3.482) translates to MSKRGAAEVTKKVKKAKSAVHMSPEEISSLGTEITTSTTNYNKLSELMSLLKSTDEDVHTAALNSLYNVFRHMAKEDLLLNPDHVLEPKKKDQKTKVPDLNKKTVAEWISPKYETYKKHVLKMLNTSKSANSRLMALEILMRLIKIENKCWSADGVSWFPTRLLGEIVWAIATCSVDVNLSTLSHFVSEYLDKYDDIRFHVYNESGKLFRQTNIPDSVDQKKLSIRIQELFLHADAAAFPKSNAEITSFWTKKPTSKKDAILHHDTQTLAFQTGWLRILGLPQTNDQYKTVLTVMHQKIIPFLNQPHTTMDFLTQSYNMGGGVALLALNGLFSLMQKQNLEYPDFYSKLYALLDEQVLYASYRSRFFRLLDIFLSSSHLASAIVASFIKKCSRLALTAPPAAVVTLYPFVYNQLKRHPACMTLLQRHVEGEYEDPFDPEETDPLKTNALESSLWELETVQSHYHPNISKLAKIISEPFRKPQYNMEDFLDHSYESLIDQEMGKNIRNVPAVEFDKFKVFGDGQYMEGWSF, encoded by the coding sequence ATGTCCAAACGAGGAGCTGCCGAAGTGACAaagaaggtcaagaaggccaagtCGGCCGTGCATATGTCTCCCGAGGAAATTTCCAGTCTCGGGACCGAAATCACAACGTCCACCACCAATTACAACAAGTTGTCAGAGCTCATGTCTCTGTTGAAGTCTACCGACGAAGACGTCCACACAGCTGCTCTCAACAGTCTATACAATGTTTTCCGAcacatggccaaggaggattTGCTGTTGAACCCGGATCACGTACTGGaacccaagaagaaggaccagAAGACCAAGGTTCCTGATCTGAACAAGAAGACCGTGGCCGAGTGGATCTCTCCTAAGTACGAGACTTACAAGAAGCACGTTCTGAAGATGCTTAACACCTCCAAGTCCGCCAACAGCCGTCTGATGGCTCTTGAGATTCTAATGCGACTAATCAAGATAGAGAACAAGTGCTGGAGTGCCGATGGAGTGTCTTGGTTCCCCACTAGACTGCTTGGAGAGATTGTGTGGGCCATTGCCACATGTTCTGTCGACGTGAATCTCAGTACACTGTCCCACTTTGTATCTGAGTACCTGGACAAGTACGACGATATTCGATTTCATGTCTACAACGAGTCTGGTAAGCTGTTCAGACAGACCAACATTCCCGATTCCGTggaccagaagaagctgtcgATTCGAATCCAGGAACTCTTTCTGCACGCCGATGCTGCTGCCTTCCCCAAATCCAATGCAGAGATCACCTCATTCTGGACCAAGAAGCCCActtccaagaaggacgccaTTTTGCATCATGACACACAGACTCTGGCCTTCCAGACCGGATGGCTTCGAATCCTGGGTCTCCCCCAGACCAACGATCAATACAAGACTGTCCTGACAGTCATGCATCAAAAGATAATCCCCTTCCTGAACCAACCTCACACCACCATGGATTTTCTTACCCAATCGTACAACATGGGAGGTGGAGTTGCTCTGCTGGCTCTTAACGGTCTTTTCTCGCTCATGCAGAAGCAGAACCTGGAATACCCCGACTTCTACTCCAAGTTGTACGCTCTGCTGGACGAGCAGGTTCTCTATGCATCTTACCGATCGCGGTTCTTCCGACTGCTCGACATTTTCCTGAGTTCCTCGCATTTGGCCAGTGCCATTGTCGCCTCTTTTATCAAGAAATGCTCTCGACTTGCCCTcacagctcctcctgctgccgTAGTGACTCTCTACCCTTTTGTCTACAACCAGCTCAAGCGACACCCTGCATGCATGACTCTGCTCCAGAGACACGTTGAAGGAGAGTACGAGGACCCATTTGATCCCGAAGAGACCGATCCTCTCAAGACCAACGCGTTGGAGTCGTCTTTGTGGGAGCTGGAGACTGTCCAGTCTCATTACCACCCCAATATctccaagctggccaagatcaTCTCCGAGCCTTTCCGAAAGCCCCAGTACAACATGGAAGACTTCCTGGACCACTCCTACGAGTCGCTAATTGACCAGGAGATGGGCAAGAACATCCGAAACGTCCCTGCTGTGGAATTCGACAAATTCAAGGTCTTTGGAGATGGACAGTACATGGAGGGATGGTCTTTTTAA
- a CDS encoding uncharacterized protein (Compare to YALI0F20262g, weakly similar to uniprot|P53257 Saccharomyces cerevisiae YGR096w, similar to Saccharomyces cerevisiae TPC1 (YGR096W); ancestral locus Anc_3.435), translated as MSNHLSSDSDISSTESMLCGGIAGMVSRFCIAPLDVVKIRLQLQKDGSRYYRGIFQTMQQIVRDEGVTALWKGNIPAELLYVFYGATQFVTYHHVNQVINAYNETAEKWKISSGAQSFIAGATAGAGATIATYPFDLFRTLFAAQGAKNCNVKNYTSLFQTFKLIYKTEGPLGFFRGVSSSIISIAPYMGLFFASYGRVKDSLDAFSNKHHDLLVSYNLPTKGWQEATAGLCAGTASKALVFPLDTIRKRLQTQGRMDVSYKELSGKPGVQRLLDSYNPFVMARRIIVAEGCRGLYKGFLVSLIKSAPTSAITMYTFEKSLSILRWWKAQGKSLEA; from the coding sequence ATGTCCAACCACCTTTCCAGCGACTCGGATATCTCGTCAACGGAGTCCATGCTCTGTGGCGGCATTGCCGGCATGGTGTCGCGTTTTTGCATAGCTCCTCTGGACGTGGTCAAGATCAGACTACAACTGCAAAAAGATGGAAGTCGCTATTATCGGGGCATTTTTCAGACGATGCAACAGATTGTTCGTGACGAGGGTGTCACGGCGCTGTGGAAGGGAAATATTCCCGCAGAACTGCTGTATGTCTTCTATGGAGCTACCCAGTTTGTGACATACCACCATGTCAACCAGGTGATCAATGCCTACAACGAAACGGCAGAGAAATGGAAGATTTCGTCCGGTGCTCAGTCTTTTATCGCCGGAGCAAcggcaggagcaggagctaCTATCGCCACGTATCCTTTTGATCTGTTCAGAACACTGTTTGCAGCTCAGGGAGCCAAGAACTGCAACGTGAAAAACTACACGTCCCTGTTTCAGACCTTCAAACTCATCTACAAGACGGAAGGGCCCCTGGGATTCTTCAGAGGCGTATCCAGCAGCATCATCTCAATCGCACCCTACATGGGTCTGTTTTTTGCATCATATGGACGTGTCAAGGATTCATTGGATGCCTTTTCAAACAAACATCACGACCTTCTCGTGTCCTACAACCTGCCTACCAAGGGTTGGCAGGAGGCAACTGCCGGGTTGTGTGCGGGCACAGCTTCAAAGGCTCTAGTCTTCCCCCTGGACACAATCAGAAAACGTCTGCAGACACAAGGAAGAATGGATGTGTCTTacaaggagctgtctgGCAAGCCTGGAGTGCAGCGACTGCTTGACTCATACAACCCATTTGTCATGGCGCGTCGGATCATCGTCGCCGAGGGATGCAGGGGTCTCTACAAAGGCTTTCTGGTTTCACTCATCAAAAGTGCCCCCACTAGCGCTATCACCATGTACACTTTTGAAAAGTCCCTCAGCATTCTGCGATGGTGGAAGGCACAAGGAAAGTCGCTCGAGGCTTGA
- a CDS encoding uncharacterized protein (Compare to YALI0F20196g, similar to Saccharomyces cerevisiae TRM2 (YKR056W); ancestral locus Anc_1.214, similar to uniprot|P33753 Saccharomyces cerevisiae YKR056w RNC1 tRNA(m5U54)methyltransferase) has product MGKKSVGQYMLRLVRTMVTQSHKSLKRARKNAVLDIVDTLRDPMASDSVLLNDIKRVLGAANPPTTLDQVQNKLISPAMMKKIRREERSDEGATERPEKELIHQKYEVEVSISGLGADGDGIAVEEREDGEKRVLVVPFALPGDKVKVRVYKKNLYFFQSEIVEVISKGDLRDDALTSCKYFGECSGCQYQFMDYEKQLNQKRNVVVNAFRYYCHTEDAVLPEVGPTFPSPETMGYRTKLTPHYDVPKTKSPEWLASPPPYGFNMKTVNRVLDIEDCPIGTPVVREGLKESREDVKLHYKTAKRGKTYLLRENTIKKEEGTFDKRCVTDNKAIVSEYIDNYRFDFTAGEFFQNNNSILPAVTAYVRENILLDGGKPPRFLVDAYCGSGLFSITCSQAVEKVYGVEISDESVKFARKNAELNKINNAVFLTGKAENIFKDLDCDPAQTCMIIDPPRKGTDEAFINQLVTFQPQRLVYVSCNVHTQARDVAYLLKQCPEYKVESIRGFDFFPQTKHVEGVAVLSYNGERTKREINGEVNSKTNCGVTNGETNGEINGTKIEETNETKG; this is encoded by the coding sequence ATGGGAAAAAAATCAGTTGGCCAGTATATGCTACGGTTAGTACGAACGATGGTCACACAAAGTCACAAATCGTTGAAGCGAGCACGAAAGAATGCAGTGCTGGACATTGTTGACACACTGCGGGATCCCATGGCCTCGGATTCGGTGCTTTTGAACGACATCAAGCGAGTTCTGGGTGCAGCCAACCCTCCAACCACCCTGGATCAGGTCCAGAACAAACTCATCAGTCCTGCCATGATGAAGAAAATCCGACGAGAGGAGCGGAGCGACGAAGGAGCAACAGAAAGAcccgagaaggagctgaTTCACCAGAAATACGAGGTCGAGGTGTCCATTTCTGGTCTGGGTgctgatggagatggaatTGCTGTTGAGGAgcgagaagatggagagaagcGAGTTCTGGTGGTGCCTTTCGCTCTGCCCGGtgacaaggtcaaggtcCGAGTCTACAAGAAAAACCTGTACTTTTTCCAGAGCGAGATTGTCGAAGTTATCAGCAAGGGAGATCTCAGAGACGACGCTCTCACTAGCTGCAAATACTTCGGAGAGTGCTCTGGCTGCCAGTACCAGTTCATGGACTACGAGAAGCAATTGAACCAGAAGCGGAATGTGGTCGTCAACGCCTTCAGATACTACTGCCATACTGAAGACGCTGTTCTGCCTGAAGTGGGTCCCACTTTCCCTTCTCCTGAGACTATGGGCTACCGAACCAAACTAACCCCTCATTACGACGTGCCCAAGACCAAATCGCCCGAATGGCTTgcatctccaccaccctACGGTTTCAACATGAAGACTGTCAATCGAGTTTTGGACATTGAAGACTGTCCTATTGGAACTCCTGTTGTCCGcgagggtctcaaggagTCCCGAGAAGATGTCAAACTTCACTACAAGACCGCAAAACGAGGAAAGACATACCTCCTGCGAGAGaacaccatcaagaaggaggaaggGACTTTCGATAAGAGGTGCGTCACTGACAACAAAGCCATTGTGTCGGAATACATTGACAACTACCGGTTCGATTTTACTGCTGGCGAGTTCTTCCAGAACAACAACTCCATTCTGCCTGCTGTCACTGCATACGTCCGAGAAAACATTCTCCTCGACGGCGGCAAGCCTCCCCGATTCTTGGTTGACGCTTACTGTGGATCTGGACTGTTCTCTATCACCTGTTCTCAGGCTGTTGAGAAGGTGTACGGAGTGGAGATCTCCGACGAGAGTGTCAAGTTTGCTCGAAAGAAtgccgagctcaacaaAATCAACAACGCCGTTTTCCTGACCGGAAAGGCCGAGAATATTTTTAAGGATCTCGACTGTGACCCTGCCCAGACTTGCATGATTATCGATCCTCCTCGAAAGGGTACTGACGAGGCCTTCATCAACCAGCTGGTTACTTTCCAACCCCAGAGACTGGTCTACGTCTCTTGTAACGTGCATACTCAGGCTCGAGACGTGGCTTACCTTCTGAAACAGTGTCCTGAATACAAGGTTGAGTCCATTCGAGGCTTCGACTTCTTCCCTCAGACCAAGCATGTTGAGGGTGTTGCCGTGCTCAGCTACAACGGAGAGAGAACTAAAAGGGAGATAAACGGCGAGGTTAACAGTAAGACCAATTGTGGCGTGACTAACGGTGAGACCAATGGTGAGATCAACGGTACAAAGATTGAGGAGACCAATGAGACTAAGGGGTAA
- a CDS encoding uncharacterized protein (Compare to YALI0F20240g, similar to Saccharomyces cerevisiae RRP46 (YGR095C); ancestral locus Anc_3.434, similar to uniprot|P53256 Saccharomyces cerevisiae YGR095c RRP46 involved in rRNA processing) encodes MNILNNVDGSAKWEQGTSVICSVTGPIETRRRTDEPTLAQVELVIRPAIGQATTRETLIKDRIYSVLAATVVRNLYPRMLLQIVIQILEQGEGTGYNVLKLAACLNAMCLALIDSRTPMTGLFTAVAIAIVDDKLILHPTRKQVSQSTSTHAVSYFVENNKATGLLMCESEGEFTENQLFEVLEQAARACEDVALDMRERIEKGVKEGLRIDAGQE; translated from the coding sequence atgAACATTTTGAACAATGTGGATGGATCTGCCAAATGGGAGCAAGGAACAAGTGTGATTTGCTCGGTCACGGGTCCCATAGAAACTCGGCGACGGACAGATGAACCTACACTAGCTCAGGTGGAGCTGGTGATTCGTCCTGCTATTGGACAGGCCACAACCCGGGAGACACTGATTAAGGATCGAATCTACAGTGTTTTGGCCGCCACAGTGGTGCGAAACTTGTACCCTCGCATGTTGCTTCAGATTGTGATTCAGATTCTTGAACAGGGTGAAGGAACCGGATACAACGTGCTCAAGCTAGCGGCATGTCTGAACGCCATGTGTCTGGCATTGATTGACAGCAGAACGCCCATGACTGGTCTTTTTACAGCAGTCGCcattgccattgtcgaCGATAAGCTCATTTTGCATCCCACTCGAAAACAGGTGTCTCAGTCGACGTCTACACATGCTGTTTCGTATTTCGTGGAGAACAACAAGGCCACGGGTCTGTTGATGTGTGAGAGTGAAGGTGAGTTCACCGAGAACCAACTGTTTGAGGTGCTTGAGCAGGCCGCACGTGCATGTGAAGACGTGGCTCTGGATATGAGAGAGCGGATTGAGAAGGGTGTTAAGGAGGGCCTTCGAATTGATGCTGGGCAGGAGTAA